GACGGCGAATTTGACATGGAGGATATCTACGGCAGTTCGGCAACGGGCGGCAATGACGGCATCCTGCAGAAGGGTGAAGACCTGCAGCAGGTCGGTGCTCCCGGCAATGGCGTACTGAATACGCTGTTCGGAACCGAGGCCGAACGTTATCGCGACAACACGGTTCCGCCCGATCTGGCTGCTGTGACCGACCACAAATACTTCCGACGCGGCGTAAGGCTGATCAACGGCGTCGTAGTTCCGGGTATATATGACTCGGTGGTTGCGGCAAATACAATGGGCTTTACGGTGGCCACAGAAAACGGCGTCTACGTCAAAGGAAACTACAACGCGACGCATGTTGTTAACATCCCGACGACCGGCAATACGACGTTCGACAATTACCGGCCGTTCAACACTCCGACGCATATACCCGCTTCGATCGTTGCCGATGCGGTCACGATACTTTCGAATGCGTGGGTAGACGGCCGGAGCTTCAGTTCGCCGTATGACGAGGGCAATCGGCTCGCGTCAGATACGCAGATGCGTTTTGCGATGATCGCCGGCGACACGATCGCGACTCGCGAGGTCACACCAAATCAGGGTGGTATCGGCCCGCGTATGAACGGTGGTGTTCACAACTTCAAACGGTTCCTGGAGCGATGGACGGGTAATCGTCTGAACTATTCTGGTTCACTCATCAACCTGTTCTACTCGCGAAACAACAACGGTTCGTTCAAATGCTGCAACACGGTTTACGATCCGCCGATCCGTGACTGGGTGTTCGACAGCACGTTCCTCGATCCCGCACGCCTTCCGCCCGGAACGCCGTACTTCCAGTACGTGCAAACGACCGGATTCCAGCGTTCGACCGATTAGCGAACTGCGAAAGAAAGCGGCCGCTCTGACCGCATCGTATAGGCAAGAATTTGCCCGCACCTGCAAGCTATGCAGAGGCGGGCAAATCTTTTGCCTATCATCGAACGCAAGAAAACTAACTATGGGCCAGCGACAGCTTTAGAAAATTCTCAAAAAGTATCCGGCCGTCGCGCGATTCATTCGGATGCTCCCACCGCGTCGGGTTCTTTGACCAGTCTTCGAATGATTTTTCGAGGTGGAACTGAACGCAGTAGATCATTTGCCCGTCAGACCGTTTGACCATCATCTGATTGCGACATAGATACGACGTCGCGAGCAGTCGGAACCCTTCAGGTACACCATCTACCTGCACGCCATGATTCTGCCAGACCCTGAGGATGTCATCCTCTTTGGTGTAATCCTGCCAAATTCCCGAAGTTTGGTCGTCGACGCCGTCGAAGATCGGGTCCGAAGTGTCGACGATCTTTACGAACCGATACTGATATTCGACGATCCGATCCGATCGCTTTTCACTCAACTCACGCCCGTCCAGCGTTTTTAACCCCGCCCCAAAAGAAACGCCGACCAACTGATGCGATCCGCAGATCGCGAGCACGGGTATCTTGGTCGCGCGGATGAACTCGGCGAACGATGCAAGTTGATCGGAATTGTAGTAGTCGAAGTCGCTATATGTCCCGCTGATCACAATAGCATCGGGTGCGAAATCAGCGGCGGCGGCGGCGATCTCGGAGAGATGCACGGTAAGTGTCTTAGGATTTTTGACCAGACGAATGACGTTCTGAGCGATGTTATTGCAGGCCAGCGACGATACCTTGCGTTCGAACTTCAGCTTCGATTCGAGTGTTTCACCCCATTCAGCCAACGCGAGCGGCGACACGTCCGATCCGTAACGCAGAAGACTGTTAACGATCAGGACCCGAGCGTGCGACACGGTCTTTTCGATAGGCTCGTAAAGGCAATAGGCCCGCTTATTGTACGGAAACGGCAATTCCTCGAAAATTGGATTTTTGACGGCCGCGTCGAACATAAAACTAAATAATATGCGAAAAGTTTCGGAAATCGAAACATCGATTTCCACTTACTTTGATGATTATATCAGTTTTGCCTTTGTCTGGTCGATCTGTTGAATAATGGCATCATCTCGCCCGCACCGATCCGGGCGATCTCGATCCGGATGGTTCGAAGGATCGCAGCTCGTCTTTTGCCGATGGTCTGGGGCGAAGCATCGCGATCGGACTCAGCAAATTTCCGGTCCATTTCACGCCATGCGTCCTCGAGTACGGCAGCAAGCGGCCCGATCTGTGTAATGTCATACGGAACCGCAACCTTTGCGCACCCGAGGATCGCAAAGATCGCGAGATAACGTGCGGTTTCGATATCGGGGCATGCAATGCGTTTTCGTCCGACGCGAAGCTCGACCCCCAGCAAGGTCATCTCGATGGTCGGGTCGTTCTCGCGTTCCGGAATGTCGAGCTCGAACGAACGGGTACGCAGTTTGCGTATCCGGTCTTCGTAGATCGTCGGGATCCAACTATCACCCAGCGAGTTTCTAAATTCCGCGGCGGAAGTCATAAGCCTAATGAAGTTCCTGCAGTTGAATGGTCACTTGCCGAGGTTCGACATTTCGTGCTGAAGAGCCTGGAAATATCGCCCGACGTGAATACCATCCATCACCGCATGATGCCCTTCGACCGAAACCGGCATCTTTACCATATTGCCATCAGTGAACGTCTTGCCAAACACGATCCGCGGTACCGTCTGACGATTGTCCATTCTGGATGCATGTTTGAACGCGGTGAACGAGACCCAGGGAATAACAGAATAGTAAATAAGGTCGATCCGGTCCGATTCGACATCGAATGTCCGCAGTTGTTTATACCGTTCGCGCGACGCGCTTCCGGCTTTGTCATATTCAAAGACATCCGCCGCATTCTCAAAATAGCAGAATGAAAATGTCTGATCGTCGTTGAGGATCGTTTGGGTGGCGTGTATCTCGTCAAATTCGACGACGTCGCCGCCGAGCATTCTATGCCTGAACTCGGCAACCGAGTTTGCCGCACGTTGAGAACAAAACAAACATGCCAATGAAAATGAGAGTTTGTTTTGACGACAGAGACTGCGAACACGGGTCACATCGACATTGGCGCAGATATTGAAGAAAGGGTCAGCGAAGTCTTTGAAAAAAAAATAAGTATCTCTTCGCGGCCAGGTTTCGAGGTCAATACGGCTAAACATCGCGGCTAACGGATATTCACTACTGCCGGCCCGATCTTTTCCGAGAATTTCTCGATCACCCTGTCGCCGAAGATGCCGAAATAAAAGACGCCCAGGACAGTGATCAGGATGACCGCGGCGAGCGCTGTAGGGATCTGAGGGGCGAGCCAATCGGTCGTACGCTCTTTGAAGAACATCACGACAATTAACCGAAGGTAATAGTATGCCGAAATGGCAGTGTTTATGACGGCTACGACGACCAACACGGTCAGCAGAGCACTTCCAGCTTCCAATGCGGGCCGGAACACAAGCACTTTGCCGACAAAACCTGCCGTGAGCGGCAAGCCGAAAAGGCTGAGCATGAAAAGCGAAAGGGTGAATGAGAGTACCGGAGCTTTGAAACCGATGCCGTTATAGTCTTCGAATTCGGTCCGTCGATCGTTCTTTTGGCCGATCAGTGTGATCACGGCAAACGCACCGAGATTGGCGACCGCATACGTCAGCATGTAGAAGGCCACCGCCGCAATGGCCGAATCGCGGCCGGTGATCGTGGTCGCCATTCCGGCTCCGACGAATCCGACCAAGGCATAGCCTGCATGCGATATCGACGAGTAAGCGAGCATCCGCTTAATGTTGTTCTGCATTATCGCCGCAACGTTGCCGACCGTCATTGTGATCATCGCCATGATCGCAAGCGCCGATATCCACGAATCATGCAAATATCCTGCTGCTTGCGCACCGGCAACGAGAGGCAATCCGATAACAAAAACGCGAAGGAATGACGCAAAGGCGGCCGCCTTTGGCCCGGCGGCCATAAAGCCCGTTATCGGCGAAGGGGCACCCTCGTAGACGTCCGGGGTCCAAACATGGAACGGAGCAGCGGCGATCTTAAAGCCGAAGCCGACCAACATCATTGCCCCGCCGACGAGCAAGAGGGCGGGGAAATTCGCGTCAGCGAGATTGGCCGCGATGACGCTGATATTTGTCGAACCGACCGCGCCATAGATGAGAGCCATGCCGTAAAGCAAGAACGCGGAGGCAAGCGAACCCAGAATGAAGTATTTCATTGCAGATTCGTTGGATTTGAGGTCGCCCTTTCGCAATCCCGCCATCACATAGGTAGCGATCGAAAGCGTTTCGAGACCAAGGAAAATGACCACGAAGTCATTACCCGAGGCCATCAGCATCATCCCAAACGTCGCAAACATCAACAACGCATGATATTCGCCTGCTGCAATGTCTTCGCGATCGACCCAAACGGTCGAGATAAGTATCGTAAGGGCCGAGACGAGAAGGAAGACGAATGAAAAGCTAAGACGAAGATTATCGTGAATGATCATCCCGCTCCACGCCATCGCGGGAACGCCGCTGTCCGCGGACCAGATCATCGAGAGAAAGACCGCCGATGCAGCGAGACCGAGAAGCGAGATCGTGCCGGTCACCCCGCGATGCCGGGGAAAAAAACTGTCGTAGAGCATCACGATGATGCCCGTAACGGCGACGATCATCTCGGGAAGGATGATTGAGATATTTACGTTAGGGTCGACCAATTGCATAGCAAAACCAACGAACAGCCGAACGTTGCCGCTGTCAGATCAAGATTTCGGTCAAGACAAACCTGCGGCGGATCATAAACCGTCTTTACTTGCCTTTTCGACCGAGCCGCCGGCTTGATTCATCACGCGCTCCTGGATCGCGACCACAGCTTCGCGCGACCGGTCGAGGAACGGTTTGGGATATACACCCATGAAAACCATCAAAAACAGAAGCGGGGCGATGAGCCCGATCTCGCGCCAATCGAGATCTTTCAGACCTCGATTCTTATCGTTCGTGACCTTTCCGAAAAAGACGCGTTGGATCATCCAGAGCAGATATACTGCGGCGAAGATGACCCCGGTTCCGGCCAGCATCGTTGCAACATAATTCCAGTTCACCGTGGCGGTAACGCCAAGGATCGACGATTTCCACATGCCGACCATTATCAGAAACTCGCCGACGAACCCGTTTAGAAACGGAAGTCCGACAGAGGACATCGAAGTGATGACGAAAATCGTCGAGTAGACCGGCATCACATTGGCGAGCCCGCCAAATTCGCTGATCGCCCGTGTATGTCTGCGTTCGTAAATGAACCCGACCAGAAGGAACAGTGCACCGGTCGAAACGCCGTGGTTGAGCATTTGATAAAGCGCTCCCTGCATTCCCCATTCGGTGAACGAGAACATCCCGAGAATGACGAAGCCCATGTGAGCGACCGAAGAATAGGCGACGAGGCGTTTTACGTCGGGTTGGACCATTGCGACAAGCGCACCGTAGATTATCCCGATGATCGCCAGGACGATAAAGACCCATGCGAGTT
The DNA window shown above is from Chloracidobacterium sp. and carries:
- a CDS encoding chloramphenicol acetyltransferase, whose amino-acid sequence is MFSRIDLETWPRRDTYFFFKDFADPFFNICANVDVTRVRSLCRQNKLSFSLACLFCSQRAANSVAEFRHRMLGGDVVEFDEIHATQTILNDDQTFSFCYFENAADVFEYDKAGSASRERYKQLRTFDVESDRIDLIYYSVIPWVSFTAFKHASRMDNRQTVPRIVFGKTFTDGNMVKMPVSVEGHHAVMDGIHVGRYFQALQHEMSNLGK
- a CDS encoding NADH-quinone oxidoreductase subunit N gives rise to the protein MQLVDPNVNISIILPEMIVAVTGIIVMLYDSFFPRHRGVTGTISLLGLAASAVFLSMIWSADSGVPAMAWSGMIIHDNLRLSFSFVFLLVSALTILISTVWVDREDIAAGEYHALLMFATFGMMLMASGNDFVVIFLGLETLSIATYVMAGLRKGDLKSNESAMKYFILGSLASAFLLYGMALIYGAVGSTNISVIAANLADANFPALLLVGGAMMLVGFGFKIAAAPFHVWTPDVYEGAPSPITGFMAAGPKAAAFASFLRVFVIGLPLVAGAQAAGYLHDSWISALAIMAMITMTVGNVAAIMQNNIKRMLAYSSISHAGYALVGFVGAGMATTITGRDSAIAAVAFYMLTYAVANLGAFAVITLIGQKNDRRTEFEDYNGIGFKAPVLSFTLSLFMLSLFGLPLTAGFVGKVLVFRPALEAGSALLTVLVVVAVINTAISAYYYLRLIVVMFFKERTTDWLAPQIPTALAAVILITVLGVFYFGIFGDRVIEKFSEKIGPAVVNIR